A window of the Pseudomonas furukawaii genome harbors these coding sequences:
- a CDS encoding MlaD family protein, with translation METRAHHVLIGLFTVLVVGAAMLFALWLSRAGSDQQLQEYEVVFTEAVTGLSQGSAVQYSGIKVGDVTQLRLDKDDPRKVRARIRIVGGTPIKVDTRARLSITGVTGTAVIQLHGGSPDSPLLGGKGGKVPVIVADPSPLARLMAGGEDVMLSVTRLLEQANKLFSDENVRQVSLTLANLEQTTAGLAGQREELRGTLAQVNAATREATALLHNANGLLEGEGRQAFASAERLLASLERSSRNVEHLLNENRDSLDGGMKSLGELGPAIGQLRETLESLRSFSRRLEENPGGYLLRSENLKEFQP, from the coding sequence ATGGAAACGCGAGCCCATCACGTGCTGATCGGATTGTTCACGGTGCTGGTGGTCGGCGCCGCCATGCTGTTCGCCCTCTGGCTGAGCCGCGCGGGTTCCGATCAGCAGCTGCAGGAATACGAGGTGGTCTTCACCGAGGCGGTCACCGGCCTGTCCCAGGGCAGCGCGGTGCAGTACAGCGGCATCAAGGTGGGTGACGTGACCCAGCTGCGCCTGGACAAGGACGACCCGCGCAAGGTGCGGGCGCGTATCCGCATCGTCGGCGGCACACCGATCAAGGTCGACACCCGGGCGCGGCTCTCCATCACCGGGGTCACCGGCACGGCGGTTATCCAGCTCCATGGCGGCTCGCCCGACAGCCCGCTGCTCGGCGGCAAGGGTGGCAAGGTTCCGGTGATCGTGGCCGACCCCTCGCCGCTGGCCCGGCTGATGGCGGGGGGCGAGGACGTGATGCTCAGCGTGACCCGGTTGCTGGAGCAGGCCAACAAGCTGTTTTCCGACGAGAACGTCCGGCAGGTGTCTCTGACCCTGGCCAACCTGGAACAGACCACCGCCGGTCTCGCCGGCCAGCGGGAGGAACTGCGCGGCACCCTGGCGCAGGTGAACGCCGCGACCCGCGAAGCCACCGCGCTGTTGCACAACGCCAACGGCCTGCTGGAAGGGGAGGGGCGGCAGGCCTTTGCCAGCGCCGAGCGGCTGCTGGCCTCCCTGGAACGCAGCAGTCGCAATGTCGAGCACCTGCTGAACGAGAATCGCGATTCGCTGGATGGCGGGATGAAGAGCCTGGGCGAGCTGGGGCCGGCCATCGGCCAGCTGCGGGAGACCCTGGAGTCCTTGCGCAGCTTCTCCCGGCGCCTGGAAGAGAACCCGGGCGGCTACCTGCTGCGCAGCGAGAACCTCAAGGAGTTCCAGCCATGA
- a CDS encoding ABC transporter permease, giving the protein MNSAPILEQGESGLRIGGDWTLAHYAELRRRLAGLAPVGSESPVDLEGLQNLDTAGAALLVELLGAQRLAQLDRLAPSLAAERKALLQTVAAAMAADGQAPSTPRPSALVEVLERIGVAVVGLWRQTLALLGFIGLTLQSMLAILLRPGRWRVTSLVAHLEQSGLDAVPIVALLTFLVGAVVAFLGATILSDFGATLYTVNLVAFSFLREFGVLLTAILMAGRTASAFTAQIGSMKANEEIDAIRTLGLSPIELLVLPRVFAMLIALPMLTFIAMLSGMLGGAVVCALALDISPAMYLSLLQQNIELRHFLVGMGKAPLFAFLIAVIGCLEGFKVTGSAQSVGERTTSSVVQSIFVVILLDAIAALFLMEVGW; this is encoded by the coding sequence ATGAATTCGGCGCCGATCCTGGAGCAGGGGGAGTCGGGCCTGCGCATTGGGGGCGACTGGACCCTGGCCCATTACGCCGAATTGCGTCGGCGGCTGGCCGGGCTTGCGCCGGTAGGGAGCGAGTCGCCCGTCGACCTCGAGGGACTGCAGAACCTGGATACGGCCGGCGCCGCGCTGCTGGTGGAGCTGCTGGGGGCGCAGCGTCTGGCGCAACTGGACCGGTTGGCGCCAAGCCTTGCGGCCGAACGCAAGGCGCTGTTGCAGACGGTGGCGGCGGCGATGGCCGCCGATGGCCAGGCGCCCTCGACACCGCGTCCTTCGGCCCTGGTGGAGGTGCTGGAGCGCATCGGCGTCGCGGTGGTGGGGCTCTGGCGGCAGACCCTGGCCCTGCTGGGCTTCATCGGGCTGACCCTGCAGAGCATGCTGGCCATCCTCCTGCGGCCCGGGCGCTGGCGGGTGACGTCCCTGGTGGCGCACCTGGAGCAGAGCGGGCTGGACGCGGTGCCCATCGTCGCCCTCCTGACCTTCCTGGTGGGCGCGGTGGTGGCCTTTCTCGGTGCCACCATCCTTTCCGACTTCGGCGCCACCCTGTACACGGTGAACCTGGTGGCCTTTTCCTTCCTGCGGGAGTTCGGCGTGCTGCTGACGGCGATCCTCATGGCCGGCCGCACCGCCAGCGCCTTCACTGCGCAGATCGGCTCGATGAAGGCCAACGAGGAGATCGACGCCATTCGTACCCTGGGCCTGAGCCCCATCGAGCTGCTGGTGCTGCCCCGCGTGTTCGCGATGCTGATCGCGCTGCCCATGCTGACCTTCATCGCCATGCTCAGTGGCATGCTGGGCGGCGCGGTGGTCTGCGCCCTGGCCTTGGACATCTCGCCGGCCATGTACCTGTCGTTGCTGCAGCAGAACATCGAGCTTCGGCATTTTCTGGTGGGGATGGGCAAGGCGCCGCTGTTCGCCTTCCTGATCGCGGTGATCGGCTGCCTGGAGGGCTTCAAGGTCACCGGCAGCGCCCAGTCGGTGGGCGAGCGCACCACCTCCAGCGTGGTCCAGTCGATCTTCGTGGTGATCCTGCTGGATGCGATCGCCGCGCTGTTCCTCATGGAGGTGGGCTGGTGA
- a CDS encoding ABC transporter ATP-binding protein — translation MTAQAIIEVRGLRNQFGTQVVHDNLDLDLLRGEVLGVVGGSGTGKSVLLRCILGLRRANAGTVRVFGEELLALPAERRSALERRFGVLYQRGALFSSLTVVENIALPLIEHAGLSRDDAEALARVKLALVGLPGDAAEKYPTELSGGMVKRAALGRALALDPDILFLDEPTAGLDPIGAAAFDQLIRTLTDALGLSVFLVTHDLDSLYTLCDRVAVLAQKHVLVADRLEVVAAHPDPWVREYFHGPRGRAAEQAAGHAAGSH, via the coding sequence GTGACGGCGCAAGCGATCATCGAGGTACGCGGCCTGCGCAACCAGTTCGGTACCCAGGTGGTGCACGACAACCTGGACCTGGACCTGTTGCGGGGCGAGGTGCTGGGCGTGGTCGGGGGCTCGGGCACCGGCAAGTCGGTGCTGCTGCGCTGCATCCTCGGCCTGCGCCGGGCCAATGCCGGCACGGTGCGGGTGTTCGGCGAGGAACTGCTGGCGTTGCCGGCGGAGCGGCGCTCGGCGCTGGAGCGCCGCTTCGGCGTGCTCTACCAGCGTGGGGCCCTGTTCTCGTCGCTGACGGTGGTGGAGAACATCGCCCTGCCGCTGATCGAACACGCCGGGTTGTCCCGAGACGACGCCGAGGCCCTGGCGCGGGTCAAGCTGGCGCTGGTGGGGCTGCCGGGCGATGCGGCGGAGAAATACCCCACCGAGCTCTCCGGCGGCATGGTCAAGCGTGCCGCCCTGGGAAGGGCCCTGGCGCTGGACCCGGACATCCTCTTTCTCGACGAGCCGACGGCGGGGCTGGACCCCATCGGCGCGGCGGCCTTCGACCAGTTGATCCGCACCCTCACGGACGCCCTCGGGCTCAGTGTGTTCCTGGTCACCCATGACCTGGACAGCCTCTACACGCTGTGCGACCGAGTGGCGGTGCTGGCGCAGAAGCACGTGCTGGTGGCCGATCGCCTGGAGGTGGTGGCCGCCCATCCCGACCCCTGGGTCCGGGAGTATTTCCACGGGCCGCGCGGACGCGCGGCCGAGCAGGCCGCCGGTCATGCGGCAGGGAGTCATTGA
- a CDS encoding ABC-type transport auxiliary lipoprotein family protein — protein sequence MKPLFPLALAVLLGACSILPEGEQLTVYRLPATPQAVSTAAPVGWALQVDKPLASPLLDSTRIAVLPEGDRVSAYQGVRWDDRGTRVLRDRLVDAFRADGRVAAVGSDESRLVTDLALSGDLRAFQGEYRAGRVEVHILLEARLVSGDSRRMVASRRFEVREPATGTAPAEVVKAFGVAADRLSREVLEWTLAEGAEVAVSGPPNSGSRAGF from the coding sequence ATGAAGCCTCTGTTTCCGCTGGCCCTGGCCGTGTTGCTGGGCGCCTGTTCGATCCTGCCCGAGGGCGAGCAACTGACGGTCTACCGCCTGCCGGCCACGCCCCAGGCCGTCTCCACGGCAGCGCCGGTGGGTTGGGCCTTGCAGGTGGACAAGCCGCTGGCCAGCCCGCTGCTGGACAGCACGCGCATCGCGGTGCTGCCGGAAGGCGACCGGGTCAGCGCCTACCAGGGGGTGCGCTGGGACGACCGTGGCACCCGGGTGCTGCGGGACCGACTGGTGGACGCCTTCCGCGCCGATGGCCGGGTCGCGGCGGTGGGCAGCGACGAAAGCCGCCTGGTTACCGACCTGGCGCTGTCGGGGGACCTGAGGGCCTTCCAGGGCGAGTACCGGGCGGGGAGGGTGGAGGTGCATATCCTGCTGGAGGCGCGTCTGGTGAGCGGCGACAGTCGCAGGATGGTCGCCAGCCGACGCTTCGAGGTGCGCGAGCCGGCGACGGGCACCGCGCCGGCCGAGGTGGTGAAGGCCTTCGGTGTGGCGGCGGATCGCCTGTCACGGGAGGTGCTGGAGTGGACCCTGGCCGAGGGGGCGGAGGTGGCCGTATCGGGACCGCCGAATTCCGGGAGTCGCGCAGGTTTTTGA
- a CDS encoding BRO-N domain-containing protein — MNLPEITPRIFLRHQRQLRAFLMGHEAWFSTRDLRRLLNANIDRRTLFRLCDDQHRRVRLRTANGWFEEEAVVSESGLHDLLSVYCYHPENRMLRRWVSHEVVAGLREVPAQAN; from the coding sequence ATGAACCTTCCCGAAATCACCCCGCGGATCTTCCTGCGCCACCAGCGCCAGTTGCGCGCTTTCCTCATGGGCCATGAGGCCTGGTTTTCCACCCGCGACCTGCGCCGACTGCTGAACGCCAACATCGACCGCCGCACGCTGTTCCGACTCTGCGACGACCAGCACCGGCGCGTGCGCCTGCGCACGGCCAATGGCTGGTTCGAGGAGGAGGCGGTGGTCAGCGAGTCGGGGCTGCACGACCTGCTCAGTGTCTACTGCTACCACCCGGAGAACCGCATGCTGCGGCGCTGGGTCAGCCACGAGGTGGTGGCGGGGCTGCGTGAGGTGCCGGCCCAGGCGAACTGA